A single region of the Polyangiaceae bacterium genome encodes:
- a CDS encoding pre-peptidase C-terminal domain-containing protein has translation MNRILTLWLGSLVLVSAVACGSDDNNPPVLDPIGDQVVAVGSELRVVLSASDPDGDAVSFSYKVDLGDISDRAALEKAAGGNAVFKWTPVASDQGQHAVDFIASDGKDKSRRTITVDVKPATGSATSPVFRQPLGTGTTLDLSVKNCVQFPIEIEDPDSTDVELGQDPPLIEGASLSQQSGLTGVWEWCPTPEQIDAKELNKLILTADDGDNPKVTKEYLIVLQKPLKQDCPGQPPVVSHTPADESTVVDLTIAATVSDDKTLKFAPLLYYSTQDPGPTPDVATMTQTTMVQIDGDMTNGTWAADVPNPVAGQAPGSSAKLYYVIVARDNDDEVGECDHLTRAPATGSYQMTVTNPGGSGSLAPCKSCTADVQCGGANDTCIFIGSGGKTYCGKACSGAGDCPSGYDCSPQPVLSIDFASSRQCVPTSQSCTGTSTQCKDDQYEENDTLADVKTKSGLPAGSYSLKSCPGPIFDDEDWYPIDISSETQVSATLNGGTASNLDLFLKDSAGAVIASSTTNGSSESVSACLTPGRYYFHVWAWSQAENSYTLSWSKGGSCNAACVDDSFENDDQISQARQVDLNSGTYKQSGNQICSMDDDWYEVQMFSGETLYSTIKFTQTSYSEDLDLYIYDSTGKQLNDCTELDPFGCDSANGQSSTSNEKMTWPITQSGLYYVVVHGWDGAENSYDVCIDYNASGCP, from the coding sequence GTGAATCGGATCCTCACTCTTTGGCTTGGCAGCCTCGTGCTCGTGTCGGCGGTGGCGTGCGGCTCGGACGACAACAACCCGCCGGTGCTCGATCCCATCGGAGACCAGGTGGTCGCCGTGGGCTCGGAGCTCCGGGTGGTGCTCAGCGCGTCGGACCCCGACGGGGACGCGGTGAGCTTCAGCTACAAGGTCGACCTCGGCGACATCAGCGATCGCGCGGCCCTCGAGAAGGCCGCGGGTGGCAACGCCGTCTTCAAGTGGACCCCCGTGGCCTCGGACCAGGGCCAGCACGCGGTGGACTTCATTGCCTCGGATGGCAAGGACAAGTCTCGTCGCACCATCACCGTGGACGTGAAGCCGGCCACCGGGTCGGCCACGTCGCCGGTCTTCCGTCAGCCTCTCGGCACCGGCACCACGTTGGACCTGTCCGTGAAGAACTGCGTGCAGTTCCCGATCGAGATCGAGGACCCCGACAGCACCGACGTTGAGCTGGGGCAAGATCCACCGCTCATTGAAGGCGCCTCTCTGAGCCAGCAGAGTGGGCTCACGGGTGTGTGGGAGTGGTGCCCGACGCCGGAGCAGATCGACGCCAAGGAGCTGAACAAGCTGATCCTGACGGCGGACGACGGGGACAACCCCAAGGTCACCAAGGAATACCTGATCGTCCTGCAGAAGCCCCTGAAACAGGATTGCCCGGGCCAGCCGCCGGTGGTGAGCCACACCCCCGCAGACGAGTCCACGGTGGTGGATCTGACCATCGCGGCGACCGTCAGCGACGACAAGACGCTGAAGTTCGCACCGCTGCTCTACTACTCCACGCAGGATCCCGGACCCACGCCGGACGTCGCGACCATGACGCAGACCACCATGGTGCAGATCGACGGCGACATGACCAACGGGACCTGGGCCGCGGACGTGCCCAACCCGGTGGCGGGCCAGGCGCCCGGTTCTTCCGCGAAGCTCTATTACGTCATCGTCGCGCGCGACAACGACGACGAAGTGGGGGAGTGCGATCACCTCACGAGGGCGCCGGCCACCGGCAGCTATCAGATGACGGTGACCAACCCCGGCGGCTCGGGCTCGCTGGCGCCGTGCAAGTCGTGCACCGCGGACGTGCAGTGCGGCGGCGCCAACGACACCTGCATCTTCATCGGCAGCGGCGGCAAGACCTACTGCGGCAAGGCGTGCAGCGGTGCGGGCGACTGCCCGAGCGGCTACGACTGCTCGCCCCAGCCGGTGCTGAGCATCGATTTTGCAAGCTCGCGCCAGTGCGTGCCCACGTCCCAGAGCTGCACGGGGACCTCCACCCAGTGCAAGGACGACCAGTACGAGGAGAACGACACCCTCGCTGACGTGAAGACCAAGAGCGGGCTGCCCGCCGGGAGCTACAGCTTGAAGAGCTGCCCGGGCCCCATCTTTGACGACGAAGACTGGTACCCCATCGACATTTCCAGTGAAACGCAGGTGAGCGCCACGCTGAACGGCGGTACTGCCAGCAACCTGGATCTGTTCCTGAAGGACTCCGCCGGCGCGGTGATCGCGAGCTCCACGACGAACGGCTCGAGCGAGTCCGTGTCCGCGTGTCTCACGCCGGGTCGCTACTACTTCCACGTGTGGGCCTGGTCCCAGGCGGAGAACAGCTACACCCTGAGCTGGTCCAAGGGCGGAAGCTGCAACGCGGCGTGCGTGGACGACAGCTTCGAGAACGACGACCAGATCTCCCAGGCGCGACAGGTGGATCTCAACAGCGGCACCTACAAGCAGAGCGGCAATCAGATCTGCTCCATGGATGACGACTGGTACGAGGTGCAGATGTTCTCGGGAGAGACGCTGTACTCCACCATCAAGTTCACGCAGACGAGCTACAGCGAAGATCTGGATCTCTACATCTACGACTCCACGGGCAAACAGCTGAACGACTGTACCGAGCTCGACCCCTTCGGTTGCGACAGCGCCAACGGGCAGAGCTCGACCTCGAACGAGAAGATGACCTGGCCCATTACCCAGAGCGGCCTGTACTACGTCGTCGTTCACGGCTGGGACGGCGCCGAAAACTCCTACGACGTGTGCATCGACTACAACGCCTCCGGATGCCCGTGA